The proteins below are encoded in one region of Peribacillus muralis:
- a CDS encoding patatin-like phospholipase family protein gives MSEPKVGLALGSGGARGFAHIGVIKVLQQEGIPIDMIAGSSMGAMVAAFYGAGSDIERLYKLSRAFKRKYYLDFTIPKMGFISGKRTKELIRVFTYGKNFEELDIPVAVVATDIKTGDKVIFQEGPIAPAVRASISIPGIFIPEKIGKRLLVDGGVVDRVPVSVVKEMGADIIIGVDVAHVKQDMEINSIYDVIMQSLDILQMELVKSREFASDIMIRPRVEKYSSKSFTNVQEIISIGEEAARGKIDQIKQSIATWKESFEDEP, from the coding sequence TTGTCGGAACCGAAGGTCGGGCTTGCTCTTGGATCGGGAGGAGCAAGGGGGTTTGCGCATATTGGAGTGATAAAGGTGTTACAGCAAGAAGGTATTCCAATCGACATGATTGCCGGCAGCAGCATGGGGGCGATGGTAGCGGCCTTTTATGGAGCCGGTTCGGATATTGAACGGCTGTATAAGCTGTCTCGTGCATTTAAAAGGAAGTACTATTTGGATTTTACCATTCCTAAAATGGGCTTCATTTCCGGTAAACGCACTAAGGAATTGATCAGGGTATTTACATATGGAAAGAATTTCGAAGAACTGGATATTCCTGTGGCTGTAGTCGCCACTGATATAAAAACGGGTGATAAGGTCATTTTTCAGGAAGGTCCCATCGCTCCTGCAGTCAGGGCAAGCATTTCGATTCCTGGGATATTCATACCCGAAAAAATAGGCAAACGCCTGCTTGTTGATGGCGGGGTCGTTGATAGGGTTCCTGTTTCTGTCGTGAAGGAGATGGGGGCAGATATCATAATCGGAGTGGATGTCGCTCATGTAAAACAGGATATGGAGATAAACTCCATCTATGATGTTATTATGCAAAGCCTCGATATCCTGCAAATGGAGCTTGTGAAAAGCAGGGAGTTTGCTTCAGACATCATGATACGTCCAAGGGTGGAGAAATACAGCTCTAAATCATTTACAAACGTACAGGAAATAATTAGTATTGGAGAAGAAGCGGCAAGAGGGAAAATCGATCAAATAAAACAAAGCATTGCTACTTGGAAGGAGTCTTTTGAAGATGAACCGTAA
- a CDS encoding SepM family pheromone-processing serine protease: MNRKMYVRTFLVVAILLIASALYSLPFYVSKPGMAKELEPIIEVSGGDEAKGSFMLTTVRMGRANIYSYLLAKWSKYQELYPENAIRSADETDEEYNIRQLHLMDGSKNNAIKIAYEKAGKEVDYEYLGVYVLDVLEGMPAAKELKAGDQIIQVDDVKFRSAQEFMGYINGKKAGDKVEVVYKREETEKKAVLSLQPFKDDPNRVGIGISLDDNRKVTTKPAIAIDSEQIGGPSAGLMFSLEIFNQLTEGDLTKGYDIAGTGTMADDGTVGPIGGIQQKIVAADNSGAEIFFAPNESGAAGSNYEDALIAAKDIGTDMKIVPVDNFDDALTYLNKLKGKGK, encoded by the coding sequence ATGAACCGTAAAATGTATGTACGCACTTTCCTGGTGGTTGCTATTCTTCTCATAGCATCAGCACTTTATTCCCTACCTTTTTATGTATCCAAACCAGGAATGGCGAAGGAATTGGAGCCGATTATAGAGGTTTCAGGCGGGGATGAAGCGAAAGGGAGCTTTATGTTGACCACGGTAAGGATGGGGCGGGCAAATATTTATTCCTATTTGCTGGCAAAGTGGAGCAAATATCAGGAGCTTTATCCGGAAAACGCGATCAGGAGCGCAGATGAAACGGATGAAGAATATAATATTAGGCAATTACACTTAATGGATGGTTCTAAAAACAATGCCATAAAGATCGCATATGAAAAAGCAGGAAAAGAAGTCGATTATGAATATTTGGGTGTATATGTTTTGGACGTGCTTGAGGGAATGCCTGCTGCGAAGGAACTGAAAGCAGGCGACCAAATCATTCAGGTCGATGATGTGAAATTCAGGTCTGCACAAGAATTCATGGGCTACATTAACGGGAAGAAAGCTGGAGATAAGGTTGAAGTGGTATATAAAAGGGAAGAAACAGAGAAAAAAGCGGTTTTATCCTTGCAGCCTTTCAAAGATGACCCGAATAGGGTTGGCATAGGCATTTCACTTGATGACAATCGAAAAGTGACAACAAAGCCGGCCATCGCCATTGATTCCGAACAAATAGGCGGTCCTTCTGCTGGATTGATGTTTTCATTGGAAATATTTAATCAATTGACAGAAGGTGATCTTACGAAAGGATACGATATAGCGGGTACAGGTACGATGGCAGATGATGGGACGGTCGGGCCGATTGGCGGGATTCAACAGAAAATAGTGGCCGCAGATAATTCTGGCGCGGAAATTTTCTTTGCACCAAACGAAAGTGGAGCAGCTGGCTCGAATTATGAAGATGCACTTATAGCAGCGAAGGATATCGGAACGGATATGAAGATTGTCCCGGTAGATAATTTTGATGATGCCCTGACTTATTTAAATAAGTTAAAAGGGAAAGGAAAATGA
- a CDS encoding RsfA family transcriptional regulator yields the protein MTIARQDAWTHDEDLLLAEVVLRHIREGSTQLKAFEEVGKQLSRTSAACGFRWNSFVRKQYKSGIELAKKQRKEQVVLEPNAEPNPVAEVEHHKIEQEAPREEEQDSITLQKVILYLTKMDEFFQDDNEEKERISEHSLFLEQDNCRLQEENTLLRENLKAVEEDYRALMQIMERARKLSVQEDEKTNPKVSFQMDKNGNLERVNK from the coding sequence ATGACAATTGCGAGACAAGATGCATGGACCCATGATGAGGATTTGTTGTTGGCTGAAGTGGTGTTAAGGCATATAAGAGAAGGCAGTACTCAACTAAAGGCGTTTGAAGAAGTGGGGAAGCAGTTATCAAGAACATCGGCGGCCTGTGGGTTTCGATGGAATTCTTTTGTAAGGAAGCAATATAAATCAGGAATCGAGCTGGCAAAGAAACAAAGGAAGGAACAGGTCGTCCTTGAGCCGAATGCGGAACCTAATCCTGTTGCGGAAGTGGAACATCATAAGATCGAGCAAGAGGCTCCCCGGGAAGAGGAACAAGATTCTATTACGCTTCAGAAGGTTATATTATATTTAACCAAGATGGATGAGTTCTTCCAGGATGATAACGAGGAGAAGGAACGGATTTCCGAGCACTCCCTATTTCTTGAACAGGATAATTGCCGTTTGCAGGAAGAGAATACCCTGTTGAGAGAAAACTTGAAAGCTGTCGAGGAAGATTACCGTGCGCTTATGCAAATCATGGAGCGAGCCAGGAAGCTTAGTGTACAAGAAGACGAAAAAACGAACCCGAAAGTTAGTTTCCAAATGGATAAGAACGGTAATCTGGAAAGGGTCAATAAATAA
- the coaD gene encoding pantetheine-phosphate adenylyltransferase, with protein sequence MSKIAICPGSFDPITFGHLDIIQRGANVFDEVYVVIVNNSAKNSLFSVEERLELITEATKHMPNVKVDFYQGLTVDYAESVSANAIIRGLRATSDFEYEMQGTSMNRFLNSRIESFFIMTKNQYSFLSSSIVKEVAKYGGDISELVPPVVQEALSKKYAQQKG encoded by the coding sequence ATGTCCAAAATAGCGATTTGTCCAGGGAGTTTTGATCCAATAACGTTCGGCCATCTTGATATCATTCAAAGGGGAGCGAATGTTTTTGATGAGGTATATGTCGTCATCGTGAATAACTCAGCGAAAAATTCACTTTTTTCAGTGGAAGAGCGGCTGGAATTAATTACGGAGGCAACGAAACATATGCCGAATGTTAAAGTGGATTTCTATCAAGGATTGACAGTCGACTATGCTGAAAGCGTTTCTGCAAACGCCATCATCAGGGGATTAAGGGCGACTTCCGATTTTGAATACGAAATGCAGGGAACTTCAATGAACCGGTTTCTTAACAGTAGAATTGAATCATTCTTTATCATGACGAAAAATCAATATTCTTTCCTGAGTTCAAGTATTGTTAAAGAGGTCGCGAAATATGGAGGAGATATCTCCGAACTAGTTCCTCCTGTTGTCCAGGAAGCCCTGTCGAAAAAGTATGCACAACAGAAAGGATAG
- the ylbJ gene encoding sporulation integral membrane protein YlbJ has protein sequence MLKSKSKTILLATSVTMMAVGLIIFPQESFEASTGGLNMWWKIVFPSLLPFLIFSELLISFGVVKFIGVLLEPFMRPLFRVPGVGGFVWAMGLASGFPAGAKFTVRLRQEGQLTRIEAERLVCFTNSSNPLFLFVAVAVGFFHNPHLGIILALSHYLGNFCVGIIMRFYRRKEEKSHTKAMPKLPSIRQAFSQMHRTRIKETRPFGSLLGDAVLSSIQTLLMIGGFIILFSVVNKLLFHMNITGLLASWVGGVLHIYNFPDSLSLPFISGMFEMTLGSKLTSAVENASLFQQTVMTSFILAFNGFSIQAQVASIIASTDIRFLPFFFARIAHGFLASMITVLLWVPFYKGNKGSGSTVQAFPVSGTGEQAGSLYQYMIDFGPLLTLMFLILYIIIFTKRIFKGLP, from the coding sequence TTGCTTAAATCAAAATCGAAAACAATACTGCTGGCTACCTCCGTCACGATGATGGCAGTCGGCTTGATCATCTTCCCCCAAGAATCCTTTGAAGCTTCCACAGGCGGGCTGAATATGTGGTGGAAAATCGTTTTCCCTTCACTTCTGCCATTCTTGATTTTCTCGGAGTTATTGATCAGTTTTGGGGTAGTAAAGTTTATCGGAGTCTTGCTCGAACCATTCATGCGCCCGTTATTCCGTGTACCCGGAGTGGGCGGGTTCGTCTGGGCAATGGGACTTGCCTCAGGGTTCCCTGCTGGTGCAAAATTCACTGTAAGGCTTCGCCAGGAGGGACAATTGACCCGCATTGAAGCTGAAAGACTCGTTTGTTTCACTAATTCATCCAATCCGTTGTTTCTGTTCGTTGCCGTTGCCGTTGGCTTTTTCCATAATCCTCATTTAGGGATCATCCTTGCACTATCCCACTACCTAGGAAATTTTTGTGTAGGCATCATCATGCGTTTTTACCGGCGGAAAGAGGAAAAATCCCATACTAAAGCCATGCCCAAGCTCCCTTCCATTAGACAAGCCTTTAGCCAGATGCACCGAACCCGGATAAAGGAAACAAGACCCTTTGGCAGTTTGCTTGGAGATGCAGTACTATCTTCCATTCAAACCTTATTAATGATCGGGGGATTCATCATTCTCTTTTCAGTAGTCAACAAGCTTTTATTTCATATGAACATTACCGGATTGCTCGCATCGTGGGTCGGAGGGGTTTTACATATTTACAATTTCCCGGATTCCCTAAGTCTCCCGTTCATTTCGGGAATGTTTGAAATGACGCTTGGTTCAAAATTGACCAGTGCCGTGGAAAATGCGAGTCTTTTCCAGCAAACAGTGATGACCAGCTTCATTCTTGCTTTCAACGGATTCAGCATCCAGGCACAGGTTGCGAGTATAATAGCATCAACTGACATACGTTTCTTGCCGTTTTTCTTCGCAAGGATTGCGCATGGCTTTCTGGCATCGATGATCACCGTTTTGCTTTGGGTACCATTCTATAAAGGCAATAAGGGAAGCGGCAGCACGGTACAAGCTTTTCCAGTCAGCGGCACAGGCGAACAGGCAGGCTCACTTTATCAATATATGATTGATTTCGGCCCGCTCCTCACCCTCATGTTTCTCATCCTTTACATCATCATATTCACGAAAAGGATATTCAAAGGACTTCCATAA
- a CDS encoding DUF7147 family protein, whose translation MIQRFIELGQGLSDIYELLEVGRNQKHRVIRLLALHTTINDKKVTSIAIVMQPTDPGKFQPLYICREGIPNPHITKNKRYETFENLAEELDKPIIEIDVKPSVLFAETELYYQHLIGILRMNRYLPPLG comes from the coding sequence TTGATTCAACGTTTTATTGAACTCGGACAAGGACTTTCTGATATATATGAACTGCTTGAGGTAGGTCGTAACCAGAAACATCGTGTCATCAGGCTATTGGCCCTGCATACTACCATAAACGATAAAAAGGTAACCTCCATAGCCATCGTCATGCAGCCTACGGATCCAGGTAAGTTCCAGCCGCTTTATATTTGCCGTGAAGGTATACCTAACCCTCATATAACCAAAAATAAACGCTATGAGACTTTTGAAAACCTGGCTGAAGAACTGGATAAGCCCATCATTGAAATCGATGTGAAACCCTCTGTGCTTTTTGCAGAAACCGAACTTTACTACCAACACTTAATCGGCATTTTGCGAATGAATAGGTACCTTCCGCCATTGGGCTAA
- a CDS encoding YceD family protein: MKWTISQLQKIRDKDLRFDEHVDVVDIRERDPQIRDVSPIRVAGRADISSTEITFHLHLSGELTLPCSRTLVDVKYPIDIDTKETFLLKADGTDFYGDDVTVVEGDVVDLIPVIKENLLLEIPMQVFCEDVDSNEAAPQSGKDWAVISEEENEHKVDPRFAKLADFFDNNKES, translated from the coding sequence TTGAAATGGACGATTAGTCAACTTCAAAAAATTCGGGACAAAGATTTACGGTTTGATGAACACGTGGATGTCGTAGACATTAGAGAAAGAGACCCGCAAATTCGCGACGTTTCTCCGATAAGAGTAGCAGGAAGAGCTGATATCAGTTCGACCGAGATTACTTTTCACTTGCATCTTTCTGGTGAATTAACATTACCTTGCTCCCGTACACTGGTAGACGTTAAATATCCGATTGATATTGATACAAAGGAAACCTTTCTATTAAAGGCAGATGGCACTGATTTCTATGGAGATGATGTCACTGTTGTAGAAGGCGATGTTGTAGACCTTATACCGGTAATTAAAGAAAATTTATTGCTAGAAATTCCGATGCAGGTTTTTTGTGAGGATGTCGATTCCAATGAAGCTGCTCCTCAATCCGGTAAAGACTGGGCTGTTATTTCTGAAGAGGAAAATGAGCATAAGGTTGATCCGCGATTTGCAAAGCTTGCCGACTTTTTTGACAACAATAAAGAATCTTGA
- a CDS encoding enoyl-CoA hydratase/isomerase family protein: protein MNRTIKVEKSVRGFMKVIFNRPEKRNAVNYQLMDELQSILAEAACDDEIKLLVLTGAGTDAFCSGGDLGEFQDLYTEEEAFTMLSKMGEVLYALAVFPKPTMAFINGSAVGGGCEIATACDFRLAKSGVRVGFVQGTLGITTGWGGASLLLEKIPGQNAVKLLMGANIHTAEEAKGLGFVDKIAESWEGFAEDLLRHETRVLMAYKKLLINKWEAGGLKGRMEAEIRECAKLWASDAHHAAVSRFLNKKK from the coding sequence TTGAATCGGACGATTAAGGTTGAAAAGAGTGTACGTGGTTTCATGAAGGTCATATTTAATAGACCGGAGAAAAGGAATGCCGTGAACTATCAACTGATGGACGAACTTCAATCAATACTGGCGGAAGCGGCCTGTGATGATGAGATTAAATTGCTTGTCCTGACGGGGGCGGGTACCGACGCCTTCTGCTCAGGAGGGGATTTGGGTGAGTTTCAAGATTTATATACAGAAGAAGAGGCCTTTACTATGTTATCGAAAATGGGTGAGGTTCTGTATGCACTTGCAGTTTTCCCAAAACCGACAATGGCTTTCATTAATGGCAGCGCTGTTGGCGGGGGTTGCGAAATAGCTACTGCCTGTGATTTCCGGTTAGCGAAAAGCGGCGTCAGGGTAGGTTTTGTGCAAGGTACGCTAGGAATCACCACAGGCTGGGGCGGCGCTTCACTTTTACTTGAAAAAATACCAGGTCAAAATGCGGTAAAGCTATTGATGGGTGCAAACATACATACAGCGGAAGAAGCCAAAGGACTCGGTTTCGTAGATAAGATAGCCGAGAGCTGGGAAGGTTTCGCGGAAGATCTTCTTCGCCATGAGACAAGGGTATTGATGGCTTATAAAAAATTGTTGATCAATAAATGGGAGGCAGGCGGTCTTAAAGGAAGAATGGAGGCTGAAATCCGTGAATGTGCTAAACTTTGGGCAAGTGATGCACATCATGCCGCGGTCAGCCGTTTTTTAAACAAGAAAAAATAA
- a CDS encoding nucleotidyltransferase, with protein MKACGLVVEYNPFHNGHVLHARKSREKTGADIVVAVMSGPFLQRGEPAIVSKWTRAAMALQGGVDLVIELPYAFATQKAEIFARGSISLLEYLGCDSFCFGSEDGRIEPFITAHTVISDQSAPFDAAVKLAMDAGNSYPASAAKAYQAIIKNDGALDLTKPNNILGKEYVSAALTSGFSIRPYTIQRVAAGYHDTNLSDDSIASATGIRKAIQEQGESLDSVSSYVPKPTSSGLEQYVSNFRSLHDWEMYWPLLKYRILSSSLSELTAIYEIEEGIEHRIKQMAKATATFSQFMTALKTKRYTWTRLQRMCIHILTNTSKEQMTNTNLPSYIRLLGMNGRGREYLHTVKKDLPLPLISKLSSYQKQDIEMDIRAAQVYALGLSEPYQASLMKREYAAPIIIK; from the coding sequence ATGAAGGCTTGCGGATTAGTAGTCGAATATAACCCTTTTCATAATGGACATGTTTTACATGCAAGAAAAAGCAGAGAAAAAACCGGTGCGGATATTGTGGTTGCAGTCATGAGCGGGCCCTTTTTACAGCGCGGCGAACCTGCTATAGTCAGCAAATGGACCCGTGCTGCCATGGCCCTGCAAGGCGGCGTCGACCTTGTCATAGAGCTTCCCTACGCTTTTGCAACGCAGAAGGCGGAAATCTTTGCAAGAGGCTCCATCTCCCTTTTGGAGTATCTCGGCTGTGACTCTTTTTGTTTCGGGAGCGAGGATGGCAGGATCGAGCCATTCATCACCGCACATACAGTCATTTCTGATCAATCCGCCCCATTCGATGCCGCCGTTAAATTGGCAATGGATGCCGGGAATAGCTATCCTGCAAGTGCCGCCAAGGCCTATCAAGCAATCATCAAGAATGATGGAGCCCTCGATTTGACTAAGCCTAATAACATTCTTGGAAAGGAATATGTAAGTGCTGCCCTTACCAGCGGTTTTTCGATCCGCCCCTATACGATTCAAAGGGTCGCTGCCGGATATCATGATACTAATTTGTCTGACGACTCCATTGCCAGCGCAACTGGTATACGCAAGGCCATCCAAGAACAGGGGGAAAGCTTGGATTCCGTTTCAAGCTATGTTCCCAAGCCGACAAGCAGCGGACTTGAGCAATATGTATCCAACTTCCGCTCCTTGCATGATTGGGAAATGTATTGGCCCCTGTTGAAGTACCGGATCCTCTCTTCTTCTTTAAGCGAATTGACAGCGATTTACGAAATCGAGGAAGGAATCGAGCATCGGATCAAGCAGATGGCTAAAGCCACTGCCACCTTTTCACAGTTCATGACGGCACTGAAAACGAAACGCTATACATGGACACGGCTCCAACGGATGTGCATCCATATATTGACCAATACTTCCAAGGAACAAATGACAAACACCAACCTGCCAAGCTATATCAGACTCCTTGGCATGAATGGCAGGGGAAGGGAATATTTGCACACCGTTAAGAAAGACCTGCCGCTCCCGCTCATTTCCAAACTGTCTTCTTATCAAAAACAGGACATCGAAATGGACATACGAGCCGCACAGGTATACGCACTTGGCTTATCCGAGCCGTATCAGGCGTCCCTGATGAAACGGGAATATGCGGCTCCCATCATCATTAAATGA
- the rsmD gene encoding 16S rRNA (guanine(966)-N(2))-methyltransferase RsmD, whose protein sequence is MRVVSGTCKGRPLKAVPGTGTRPTTDKVKESIFNMIGPYFEGGLVLDLFAGSGGLGIEALSRGMDKAIFVDRDYKANQTVKTNLELCKFSDRAEVYKNDSERALKALVKREMAFELIFLDPPYKKQKLMEIVEEIHKHRLLSDNGYIVCEHGHDVTLPESVGSFTVRRKEVYGVIAVTIYQWGNVHEQGEL, encoded by the coding sequence ATGAGGGTCGTTTCCGGAACTTGCAAAGGAAGACCACTTAAGGCTGTACCGGGTACAGGAACCCGGCCGACTACGGATAAAGTGAAGGAATCCATTTTTAATATGATTGGACCTTATTTCGAAGGGGGATTAGTCCTCGATTTATTTGCTGGCAGCGGCGGCCTTGGAATTGAAGCGTTAAGCAGGGGCATGGATAAAGCCATATTCGTCGATCGGGATTACAAAGCAAATCAAACGGTTAAGACCAATTTGGAACTATGTAAGTTTTCAGACCGTGCAGAAGTTTATAAAAATGATTCTGAGCGTGCCTTGAAAGCTTTGGTCAAGAGGGAAATGGCGTTTGAGTTAATTTTTCTTGATCCGCCGTATAAGAAACAAAAGCTAATGGAAATTGTTGAAGAAATACATAAACACCGATTACTGAGTGATAATGGATATATTGTTTGTGAACATGGCCATGATGTTACATTGCCGGAAAGTGTTGGAAGCTTTACGGTTAGGCGAAAAGAAGTTTATGGCGTCATCGCTGTTACGATTTATCAATGGGGAAATGTACACGAACAGGGGGAACTATGA
- a CDS encoding YlbG family protein: MLGARQGIIVYLHTLKQAKMLRKFGNIHYVSKKLKYVVLYTNMNEVEPLVEKLNNYSFVKKVDLSYKPFLKMEFENSKPDKAKEYDYKMGI, encoded by the coding sequence ATGCTTGGAGCGAGACAAGGAATCATCGTCTATTTACATACATTAAAGCAAGCCAAAATGCTTAGGAAATTTGGAAATATCCATTATGTTTCGAAAAAATTGAAATATGTGGTCCTTTATACGAATATGAACGAAGTGGAACCGCTTGTGGAAAAGCTGAATAACTATTCGTTCGTAAAAAAAGTCGACCTTTCTTATAAGCCCTTTCTGAAGATGGAATTCGAAAACTCCAAACCGGATAAGGCGAAGGAATACGATTATAAGATGGGAATCTGA
- the rpmF gene encoding 50S ribosomal protein L32 has product MAVPFRRTSKTVKRKRRTHFKLQVPGMVECPSCGGMTLSHHVCKECGTYKGKEVVAK; this is encoded by the coding sequence ATGGCTGTACCTTTTAGAAGAACGTCGAAAACTGTAAAAAGAAAACGTCGTACACACTTCAAGCTTCAAGTACCTGGTATGGTAGAATGCCCAAGCTGTGGTGGAATGACTCTTTCACATCACGTTTGTAAAGAATGTGGAACATACAAAGGAAAAGAAGTTGTCGCAAAATAA
- a CDS encoding IS3 family transposase (programmed frameshift) has product MGTRVHYPEEVKWQAVELKLQGMSNKAIMKQLGIKNVSQIKTWKKWHDEGQTHRFSQPVGKQYTYGKGPAGLSEKDALKQENKQLKAQLEILKKVPRDREELEPQIVVQVVKELSSMYKIVDILTVLEVPKATYYRWKKKYTRSVMSPLEEVVVLLCGESHFHYGHRKIKALLKRIHGIEVNRKTVQKIMQKYQVQCQIKVKRPKYLNGESNIVVKNILNREFTAAKPNEKWVTDITYLPYGSKMLYLSTIIDLYNNEIVTYKVSETQDVDLVKNTLNEAVEKRKPKDGLLIHTDQGSVYTSYVFQNLAKEKGIITSMSRKGNCHDNAVIESFHSSLKSEGFNTQRRASISNSKVVQMVNQYMYYYNQIRIQAKLNYLSPIEFGEQAA; this is encoded by the exons ATGGGCACAAGAGTTCACTACCCCGAGGAAGTAAAATGGCAAGCTGTAGAATTAAAGTTACAAGGAATGAGTAATAAAGCAATAATGAAACAGTTAGGAATCAAAAATGTATCCCAGATTAAAACATGGAAGAAATGGCATGATGAAGGGCAAACCCATCGATTCTCTCAGCCTGTAGGAAAACAATATACGTATGGAAAAGGACCTGCTGGTTTAAGTGAAAAAGATGCTTTAAAACAAGAGAATAAGCAATTAAAAGCACAGTTGGAAATCTTAA AAAAAGTACCAAGAGATCGAGAGGAGTTGGAGCCACAAATTGTTGTACAAGTAGTCAAGGAACTGTCTTCCATGTACAAAATCGTTGATATATTAACAGTATTAGAAGTACCTAAGGCCACCTATTATAGGTGGAAGAAAAAGTATACAAGATCCGTTATGAGCCCACTTGAAGAAGTAGTCGTTCTCCTATGCGGAGAGAGTCATTTTCATTATGGTCATAGGAAAATCAAGGCTCTTCTAAAAAGAATACATGGAATTGAAGTTAATCGAAAAACAGTTCAAAAGATCATGCAGAAATATCAAGTGCAGTGTCAAATTAAAGTTAAACGACCAAAATATTTAAATGGTGAGAGTAACATTGTGGTGAAAAATATCCTAAATAGAGAATTTACAGCTGCCAAGCCTAATGAGAAATGGGTAACGGACATCACTTATTTACCATATGGATCAAAAATGTTGTATTTATCAACAATCATAGACCTTTATAATAACGAGATTGTAACCTACAAAGTGAGTGAGACTCAGGATGTAGATTTGGTTAAAAATACACTTAATGAAGCTGTAGAGAAAAGAAAACCAAAAGATGGGTTACTGATTCATACTGATCAAGGTTCTGTTTATACATCTTATGTTTTTCAAAATTTAGCTAAAGAAAAAGGCATCATCACAAGCATGTCCCGAAAAGGAAACTGCCATGATAATGCCGTCATAGAATCCTTTCACTCCTCGCTAAAGTCGGAAGGATTCAACACTCAAAGAAGAGCATCTATATCTAATTCTAAAGTAGTGCAAATGGTAAATCAATACATGTATTATTATAACCAAATACGTATTCAAGCAAAATTAAACTACCTGTCTCCAATTGAGTTTGGAGAGCAGGCAGCATGA